A stretch of the Sulfurimonas sp. HSL-1656 genome encodes the following:
- a CDS encoding NAD-binding protein, whose product MTMDAIILFGYNEFAREIAQQLRYTCPRIVVYALNNSDVEQAQAAGLEAHLADLEDNWDDLLSFDLAVTRIICALESEAENVFLTLSLRDRFPDAVIVALATTQENSSKLRLAGANKVIAELQTTANLIIERLEKPVITRLLEALMDTQMELKVAQIVLSEQSSAVGSHINELLESTQRDIIVLAVVDQRMSESFIFTAKGYNHLLNAGDVLVVIGYDKEIKAFEEEVGGVCETDRSHRSG is encoded by the coding sequence ATGACCATGGATGCCATCATTCTTTTCGGGTACAACGAATTTGCGCGGGAGATCGCGCAGCAGCTCCGCTACACCTGCCCGCGCATCGTCGTTTATGCGCTCAACAACAGTGATGTCGAGCAGGCGCAGGCCGCGGGGCTCGAGGCGCACCTCGCGGACCTCGAGGACAACTGGGACGATCTGCTCTCCTTTGACCTCGCCGTGACGCGGATCATCTGCGCCCTTGAGAGCGAGGCGGAAAACGTCTTCCTGACCCTCTCGCTGCGCGACCGATTCCCCGATGCCGTGATCGTCGCCCTGGCCACGACGCAGGAGAATTCTTCCAAGCTCCGCCTGGCCGGTGCCAACAAGGTCATTGCCGAACTGCAGACGACGGCGAACCTGATCATCGAGCGGCTGGAGAAGCCGGTGATCACGCGGCTGCTTGAAGCGCTCATGGATACGCAGATGGAGCTCAAGGTCGCCCAGATTGTCCTCTCGGAGCAGTCATCCGCGGTCGGCAGTCATATCAACGAACTGCTCGAATCGACGCAGCGGGACATCATCGTCCTGGCCGTCGTGGACCAGCGTATGAGCGAGTCGTTTATTTTTACGGCCAAAGGCTACAACCACCTGCTGAATGCGGGGGATGTTTTAGTCGTGATAGGCTACGATAAGGAGATCAAGGCATTTGAAGAGGAAGTCGGAGGGGTATGTGAAACGGATCGCAGTCATCGGAGCGGGTAA
- a CDS encoding class I SAM-dependent methyltransferase: MRACPLCQTPSSSFRDRQLEHLAYHCPRCELIFKEEAAHPTQTQELKKYNEHHNSLENEGYVAMFEQFIDATLAHTGHPVENVLDFGSGPTPVLAELLRRRGFEVTIYDKFFAPEAPAPEARFDLITATEVIEHIADPMQTLAELKAHLVPGGTLALMTQFHQNSEAFYQNWWYRRDPTHLVFFTPRSFETAAELLNMEFIFHDNKKTALLSKRP; encoded by the coding sequence ATGAGAGCGTGTCCCCTCTGCCAGACCCCCTCGTCCTCCTTCCGCGACCGGCAGCTGGAGCACCTTGCCTACCACTGCCCCCGCTGCGAGCTGATCTTCAAAGAGGAAGCCGCCCACCCCACGCAAACGCAGGAACTGAAAAAGTACAACGAGCATCACAACTCGCTCGAGAACGAAGGGTATGTCGCGATGTTCGAACAGTTCATCGATGCCACCCTTGCACACACCGGCCACCCTGTTGAGAATGTGCTCGATTTCGGTTCCGGCCCGACACCGGTACTGGCCGAGCTGCTTCGCCGCCGCGGATTCGAGGTGACGATCTACGACAAATTTTTCGCGCCGGAAGCCCCTGCGCCGGAGGCGCGTTTCGACCTGATCACTGCGACCGAGGTGATCGAGCACATTGCCGACCCGATGCAGACCCTGGCGGAGCTCAAAGCGCATCTGGTGCCGGGAGGCACCCTCGCGCTGATGACGCAGTTCCACCAAAACAGCGAAGCGTTCTACCAGAACTGGTGGTACCGCCGCGATCCGACACACCTTGTTTTTTTCACACCGAGAAGCTTCGAAACGGCTGCGGAACTGCTGAATATGGAGTTCATTTTCCACGACAACAAAAAAACGGCACTGCTCTCGAAACGCCCGTAA
- a CDS encoding SLC13 family permease, with the protein MEASTVKIVWAVGTALLFYTTALLLLSPVQAALVGVVTLLVVLWTNEGLPLGVVSLLPIVLFPALHILPTKATTVNYAHPIIYLFLGGFMLAIAVEKSGLHIWIARKMLGIFPATGRGIIISLALTSGVMSSILSNTTTALLLMTIALFLSDDPRLKMRFTLAIAYGASIGGILTPIGTPPNLILLGVMEEHGMAMIPFVQWMWMVAPLALVMVIIISLVLALGIRDVRLELPEVEKPLTPEQKKVLALLGGLVVLLLVNAPIRPWWEGLGMSEPVILLSAGLLLFAPPFNLLVWQEDKAKIPYRIMFLFGAGFAIAKAFSETGLAGRVAEYLVDYSYLAPLYLMLIVAALITFTTEITSNTALISIMLPVIYAVTQQTGLDATLFMMVATICSSYAFMLPIATPPNAIAMSSGVIPIRTMALYGLLFNLVGIILIVLIAYLFWRPVLGVVG; encoded by the coding sequence ATGGAGGCGTCGACGGTCAAGATTGTCTGGGCCGTAGGGACGGCACTGCTTTTTTACACTACTGCGCTCCTGCTGCTTTCACCGGTCCAGGCGGCCCTGGTCGGAGTGGTGACGCTGCTGGTGGTGCTCTGGACGAATGAGGGGCTGCCGCTGGGCGTCGTCTCCCTCCTGCCCATTGTCCTCTTTCCCGCACTGCACATCCTGCCGACAAAGGCCACGACCGTCAATTACGCCCACCCTATCATCTACCTCTTCCTGGGGGGCTTTATGCTCGCCATCGCGGTCGAAAAGAGCGGCCTGCATATCTGGATTGCACGGAAGATGCTGGGGATCTTCCCGGCGACGGGGCGGGGGATCATCATCTCCCTGGCGCTGACCTCGGGGGTGATGAGCTCGATCCTCTCCAATACGACGACGGCCCTGCTGCTGATGACCATTGCGCTTTTCCTCTCCGACGATCCGCGGCTGAAGATGCGCTTCACGCTGGCCATCGCCTACGGCGCCAGCATCGGGGGGATCCTGACGCCGATCGGCACCCCGCCGAACCTGATCCTGCTGGGCGTCATGGAAGAGCACGGCATGGCGATGATCCCCTTTGTACAGTGGATGTGGATGGTCGCCCCCCTGGCCCTCGTCATGGTTATCATCATCTCCCTGGTCCTGGCGCTGGGGATCCGGGACGTCCGCCTGGAACTCCCGGAGGTGGAGAAGCCGCTGACGCCGGAGCAGAAGAAGGTCCTTGCGCTGCTGGGCGGACTCGTGGTACTGCTGCTCGTGAATGCCCCCATTCGTCCCTGGTGGGAGGGGCTGGGCATGAGCGAACCGGTGATTCTGCTCAGTGCGGGTCTGCTGCTCTTCGCACCCCCGTTCAACCTGCTGGTCTGGCAGGAGGACAAGGCGAAGATCCCTTACCGAATCATGTTCCTGTTCGGGGCGGGGTTTGCCATCGCCAAGGCCTTCTCCGAAACGGGCCTGGCGGGAAGGGTGGCGGAGTATCTTGTCGACTACAGCTACCTGGCACCGCTCTACCTCATGTTGATCGTTGCGGCGCTGATCACCTTTACGACGGAGATCACCTCCAATACGGCACTGATCTCCATCATGCTGCCGGTCATCTACGCGGTGACGCAGCAGACGGGGCTGGATGCGACCCTTTTCATGATGGTCGCGACAATCTGTTCGAGCTACGCGTTCATGCTGCCCATCGCGACTCCGCCCAATGCCATCGCGATGTCCAGCGGGGTCATCCCGATACGGACGATGGCCCTGTACGGCCTTCTGTTCAATCTTGTCGGCATCATACTGATCGTCTTGATCGCCTATCTCTTCTGGCGGCCGGTACTGGGGGTAGTAGGTTAA
- a CDS encoding NAD(P)H-dependent glycerol-3-phosphate dehydrogenase: MKRIAVIGAGKWGSALAFALGENGENDVVITSRHSRDVPNFVDLETALQREYLVMAIPAQQVGAWLKEHFRYNDQKVLVAAKGIEAQSGRFLNEIFAPYVPDQNIAFLSGPSFAAEVIQGLPTALVVSSTDAQTAMGFAEAFPEFIRTYTDDDIAGAEVCGSYKNVIAIAAGICAGLKLGNNAAAALISRGLIEMRRFGLSYGARDETFLGLSGAGDLFLTASSVLSRNYRVGLGLAEGKAKEQIVEELGEVAEGIGTAYALHGIAQRSGVYLPIATEVYEILEGKAPRESLNDLLTR; the protein is encoded by the coding sequence GTGAAACGGATCGCAGTCATCGGAGCGGGTAAATGGGGCTCGGCCCTGGCGTTCGCACTGGGGGAGAATGGGGAAAACGACGTGGTCATCACGTCTCGGCACTCAAGGGATGTTCCCAATTTCGTCGACCTGGAGACGGCGCTGCAGCGCGAGTACCTCGTCATGGCGATCCCGGCACAGCAGGTCGGCGCATGGCTGAAGGAGCACTTCCGCTATAACGACCAGAAGGTGCTGGTCGCCGCGAAGGGGATCGAAGCGCAGAGCGGCCGTTTCCTCAATGAAATCTTCGCCCCCTACGTCCCCGACCAGAACATTGCATTCCTCTCCGGCCCCTCTTTTGCGGCGGAGGTGATTCAGGGGCTGCCGACCGCACTGGTCGTCAGCAGCACGGATGCCCAGACGGCCATGGGGTTCGCCGAAGCGTTTCCCGAGTTCATCCGCACCTATACCGACGACGACATCGCCGGGGCGGAAGTGTGCGGCAGCTATAAAAACGTCATCGCGATCGCCGCGGGGATCTGCGCGGGGCTGAAGCTCGGCAACAACGCCGCGGCGGCGCTGATCTCCCGCGGCCTGATCGAAATGCGGCGCTTCGGCCTCTCCTACGGGGCGAGGGATGAGACCTTCCTCGGCCTCAGCGGCGCCGGGGACCTTTTCCTCACCGCCAGCTCCGTGCTGTCGCGCAACTACCGTGTCGGCCTGGGGCTGGCCGAAGGCAAAGCGAAAGAGCAGATCGTCGAGGAACTCGGCGAAGTGGCGGAGGGGATCGGGACGGCCTACGCCCTGCACGGCATCGCGCAGCGCAGCGGGGTCTACCTGCCGATCGCGACGGAGGTGTATGAAATCCTGGAGGGCAAAGCCCCCCGGGAGAGCCTCAACGATCTGCTGACGAGATAG
- the gatB gene encoding Asp-tRNA(Asn)/Glu-tRNA(Gln) amidotransferase subunit GatB: protein MFEVIIGLEVHVQLNTKTKLFCSCPTSFNDRPNVNTCPTCLALPGALPVFNKGALHKAVMFGTAIDATINRTSFFDRKSYFYPDSPSAYQITQLYTPVVEHGKLEIDFEDGSHKTIRINRAHIEADAGKNIHDGAVSKVDLNRAGTPLVEIVSEPDMRSADEAILYLKKLHSIVRYLDISDANMQEGSFRVDVNVSIRPKGDEKLYTRVEIKNINSFRFIQKAIEMEVQRQIDAWEDGVYDEEIVQETRLFDQAKQETRSMRGKEEAADYRYFPEPDLLKVVVDDAMYETATQIPELPDEKRERLVKEHGLREYDASVITAELEMANFFEKMLSQGISAKNAVTWLTVELLGRLKGGVTVATSPVDADKLGLIVKRIEDNTISGKAAKEVLDYLMENDESVDATIDKLGLKQVSDTGAIEAMVDEILAANPAKVEEYRGGKDKLFGFFVGQVMKASKGSANPQAVNDILKQKLG from the coding sequence TTGTTCGAAGTGATTATCGGACTCGAAGTCCACGTCCAGCTCAATACGAAAACCAAACTTTTTTGTTCGTGTCCCACCAGTTTCAACGACCGTCCGAACGTCAACACCTGCCCCACCTGTCTGGCCCTCCCGGGTGCACTCCCGGTCTTCAACAAAGGCGCGCTTCACAAGGCGGTAATGTTCGGGACCGCGATCGATGCGACGATCAACCGTACCAGCTTCTTCGACCGCAAAAGCTACTTCTACCCGGACAGCCCGAGCGCGTACCAGATCACGCAGCTCTATACGCCCGTCGTCGAGCACGGAAAGCTCGAGATCGACTTTGAAGACGGCTCCCACAAGACGATCCGCATCAACCGCGCCCACATCGAGGCGGATGCCGGTAAAAACATCCACGACGGCGCGGTTTCGAAAGTCGACCTCAACCGTGCGGGTACGCCGCTCGTCGAGATCGTCTCCGAGCCGGACATGCGTTCGGCGGACGAGGCGATCCTCTACCTCAAAAAGCTGCACTCCATCGTACGTTACCTTGATATCTCGGATGCGAACATGCAGGAGGGCTCCTTCCGCGTCGACGTCAACGTCTCGATCCGCCCCAAAGGGGACGAAAAGCTCTATACCCGTGTCGAGATCAAGAACATCAACAGCTTCCGCTTCATCCAGAAAGCGATCGAGATGGAGGTCCAGCGCCAGATCGATGCCTGGGAAGACGGCGTCTATGACGAGGAGATCGTCCAGGAGACCCGCCTGTTCGACCAGGCGAAGCAGGAGACCCGCTCCATGCGCGGCAAGGAAGAGGCGGCGGATTACCGCTACTTCCCCGAACCGGACCTCCTCAAGGTCGTCGTCGACGACGCGATGTACGAGACCGCGACGCAGATCCCCGAACTGCCGGACGAGAAGCGCGAGCGCCTCGTCAAAGAGCACGGCCTGCGCGAGTATGATGCGAGCGTCATTACCGCCGAGCTGGAGATGGCCAACTTCTTCGAGAAGATGCTCTCCCAGGGCATCAGCGCCAAGAATGCCGTCACCTGGCTCACCGTAGAGCTTCTGGGGCGTCTCAAGGGCGGCGTCACGGTTGCCACTTCGCCGGTCGATGCCGACAAACTGGGCCTTATCGTCAAACGTATCGAAGACAACACCATCAGTGGCAAAGCGGCCAAAGAGGTGCTTGACTACCTGATGGAAAACGACGAGAGCGTCGATGCGACGATCGACAAACTGGGCCTCAAACAGGTCAGCGATACGGGGGCCATCGAAGCGATGGTCGATGAGATCCTTGCGGCGAACCCGGCCAAGGTCGAAGAGTACCGCGGCGGCAAAGACAAGCTTTTCGGTTTCTTTGTCGGCCAGGTGATGAAAGCTAGCAAAGGCAGCGCGAATCCTCAGGCGGTAAACGATATCCTCAAGCAGAAGCTGGGCTGA
- a CDS encoding ion transporter, with translation MNLFSRALVDSAYALESSEGLRRSRHHVDNLMNNAGYRYKRYFDLFMMVLILSSVFILIRDVKFQQNDFLAVFNNYIISFIFLIEYLMRFWVSSDSARIIIDQYEKDVLLQRNFRVGRAVMKALYAKWRYMSSLAAIIDLLAIMPFFHELRLLRLFIIFRVFKLFRYAQNMHHFGAILASKKFELLTLFTFVGLIIFVASVMIYVMEALNPDSKVNTLFDALYWSVVTISTVGYGDVVPVSGEGKIVALIVIVSGVAVLAFATSIVVSAFTEKLDDIRDGKLIQELQKLKHIYLICGYGTVAQQTASKLRRMGREVVILDADASKIAEARRHHDLALAFDPASLESIGQLGIDPVRQIRAVILLGDTDVENVYTALTMRSMNKELRILSLLHDKKHRRKLESAGVNDIVYAQELIGQLSREYSDQPIAFEALHALRAEHSGVVIDEILVDERMARFIQNVQDLKIRGGRIILLGVESRSEQRFVFNPASDFALGEGDLLVVIGENAMLHEYRIDLHKAVRT, from the coding sequence GTGAACCTCTTCTCCAGGGCGCTTGTCGACAGTGCCTATGCTCTGGAGTCCTCCGAAGGCCTGCGCCGCTCGCGCCACCATGTCGACAACCTGATGAACAACGCCGGGTACCGCTACAAGCGTTACTTCGACCTTTTTATGATGGTGCTGATCCTCTCGAGCGTCTTCATCCTTATCCGCGACGTCAAGTTCCAGCAGAATGATTTCCTGGCCGTTTTCAACAACTACATCATCTCCTTCATCTTCCTGATCGAATACCTGATGCGCTTCTGGGTCAGCAGCGACAGTGCGCGCATTATTATCGACCAGTACGAGAAGGATGTGCTGCTGCAGCGGAACTTCCGTGTCGGCAGGGCCGTGATGAAGGCGCTGTACGCCAAGTGGCGCTACATGAGCTCCCTGGCAGCCATCATCGACCTGCTGGCGATCATGCCGTTTTTCCACGAGCTGCGGCTGCTGCGCCTCTTCATTATCTTCAGGGTCTTCAAGCTCTTCCGCTACGCCCAGAACATGCACCATTTCGGGGCGATTCTGGCCAGCAAGAAGTTCGAACTGCTGACACTGTTTACCTTCGTCGGCCTCATCATCTTCGTTGCCTCGGTGATGATCTACGTCATGGAGGCGCTCAACCCCGACTCCAAGGTCAACACGCTCTTTGACGCGCTCTACTGGTCGGTCGTGACGATCTCGACCGTGGGGTACGGCGATGTCGTCCCCGTCAGCGGCGAAGGGAAGATCGTGGCACTGATCGTCATCGTCTCCGGGGTGGCCGTCCTTGCCTTCGCAACCTCGATCGTCGTGTCGGCCTTCACCGAGAAGCTCGACGATATCCGCGACGGGAAGCTGATCCAGGAGTTGCAGAAACTGAAGCACATCTACCTGATCTGCGGCTACGGCACGGTGGCGCAGCAGACGGCCTCCAAACTCCGCCGGATGGGCCGGGAGGTGGTCATCCTCGACGCCGATGCATCGAAGATCGCCGAAGCGCGGCGGCATCATGACCTGGCCCTGGCGTTCGACCCCGCCAGCCTGGAATCGATCGGGCAGCTCGGCATCGACCCCGTACGGCAGATCCGGGCCGTCATCCTGCTCGGCGATACCGATGTCGAAAACGTCTATACGGCACTGACGATGCGTTCGATGAACAAAGAGCTGCGGATCCTCTCCCTGCTCCATGACAAAAAACACCGCCGCAAACTGGAGAGTGCCGGGGTGAACGACATCGTCTACGCCCAGGAGCTGATCGGGCAGCTGTCGCGCGAATACAGCGACCAGCCCATTGCGTTCGAGGCGCTGCATGCGCTGCGTGCCGAGCACTCCGGTGTCGTGATCGACGAGATCCTCGTCGACGAGCGGATGGCCCGTTTCATACAGAACGTGCAGGATCTGAAAATCAGGGGAGGGCGCATCATCCTGCTCGGCGTCGAGTCGCGCAGCGAGCAGCGTTTCGTCTTCAACCCTGCGTCCGATTTCGCCCTCGGCGAGGGGGACCTGCTGGTCGTCATAGGGGAGAATGCGATGCTGCATGAGTACCGCATCGATCTTCACAAGGCGGTGCGCACATGA
- a CDS encoding F0F1 ATP synthase subunit A produces MGELFTFFGVISENHAYLFMSHMLLTALIVIMLAKMATKNLKVVPGGTQNLMEAYLQGVVAMGSDVMGREKAMRYLPLVATLGLFIGIANLIGVIPGFEAPSAFLDFTLALALIVFIYYNFEGIRRNGVVAYFKHFMGPVWWLAWLMFPIEIVSHISRIVSLSFRLFGNVKGDDMFLMVMLMLAPWLLPMIPFALLSFMALLQAFIFMMLTYVYLGGAVTLHEESH; encoded by the coding sequence GTGGGTGAACTCTTTACTTTCTTCGGTGTGATCAGCGAAAATCACGCCTACCTCTTTATGTCGCATATGCTGCTGACAGCACTGATCGTTATTATGCTTGCCAAAATGGCGACCAAGAACCTCAAAGTCGTCCCGGGGGGCACACAGAACCTGATGGAAGCGTACCTCCAGGGTGTCGTTGCAATGGGTTCGGACGTTATGGGCCGCGAAAAAGCGATGCGCTACCTGCCGCTCGTCGCGACGCTGGGTCTCTTTATCGGTATTGCCAACCTGATCGGGGTTATCCCGGGCTTTGAAGCACCGTCCGCATTCCTGGACTTTACGCTGGCGCTGGCGCTGATCGTATTCATCTACTATAACTTTGAAGGTATCCGCCGCAACGGTGTTGTCGCCTACTTCAAACACTTCATGGGGCCGGTTTGGTGGCTCGCATGGCTGATGTTCCCGATCGAGATCGTTTCACACATCTCCCGTATCGTTTCGCTTAGCTTCCGTCTTTTCGGTAACGTCAAAGGGGACGACATGTTCCTGATGGTCATGCTGATGCTCGCCCCGTGGCTGCTGCCGATGATCCCGTTCGCGCTGCTGTCATTCATGGCGCTTCTGCAGGCATTCATCTTCATGATGCTGACCTACGTTTACCTTGGCGGGGCCGTGACGCTTCACGAAGAATCCCACTAA
- a CDS encoding endonuclease/exonuclease/phosphatase family protein — protein sequence MRHYRSEAAGSPLPDTFSLLSWNVHKEMGRPPFDKTLQSLLATGSPELILFQEAVLDARTADHFPGYNVSAAINIDLRHRQYGVLTAARCPIHDTVGLKTNRREMHIATRKSMLITTHPFEDGGELTAVNLHAINFVSAAVFVEEIERLRVVLQQRTGALIVTGDFNTWSRKRMEYLEHFAAAVGLLPAAYINGHHIKQRFSKPLDHLYYRDVTLLAAEAVDTGRVSDHNPILATFKR from the coding sequence ATGCGACACTACCGATCGGAAGCGGCGGGCAGCCCCCTGCCGGATACCTTTTCACTGCTGAGCTGGAACGTCCACAAAGAGATGGGGCGTCCCCCCTTTGACAAAACGCTCCAGTCGCTCCTGGCCACCGGCAGTCCCGAACTGATCCTTTTCCAGGAGGCCGTCCTCGATGCACGCACGGCGGACCATTTTCCGGGCTACAACGTCTCCGCCGCCATTAACATCGACCTCCGCCACCGCCAATACGGTGTTCTGACCGCGGCCCGCTGTCCTATTCACGATACCGTCGGCCTCAAAACCAACCGCCGCGAGATGCACATCGCCACCCGCAAAAGCATGCTCATTACGACCCACCCTTTTGAAGACGGGGGCGAACTCACGGCCGTCAACCTTCACGCCATCAATTTCGTCTCCGCCGCCGTCTTCGTTGAAGAGATCGAGCGGCTGCGCGTCGTACTGCAGCAGCGAACGGGGGCGCTGATCGTCACGGGCGATTTCAATACCTGGAGCCGCAAACGGATGGAGTACCTGGAGCACTTTGCCGCGGCCGTCGGGCTCCTGCCCGCCGCCTACATTAACGGCCACCATATCAAGCAGCGTTTTTCCAAACCCCTGGACCATCTCTACTACCGCGATGTGACGCTATTAGCCGCCGAAGCCGTGGATACGGGCCGGGTTTCGGACCACAACCCCATCCTGGCCACTTTCAAGCGTTAA
- a CDS encoding thiamine phosphate synthase, with the protein MPFFAYLITDGCYGAATPGAFAKRLETLFEAHSVDYALYRDKANPDYARFAAVFVDGCRAHGVKAILHQDTALALSLGADGVHLTSTQFDAIKGAKEAGLFTVISAHSPVELAHAAAEGADAATYSPIFESPGKGEPKGLDDLNETAGKIDLPVIALGGIVSPDQISAVRAAGAAGFASIRYFINSAKESFCSK; encoded by the coding sequence ATGCCTTTTTTCGCCTACCTGATCACCGACGGCTGTTACGGCGCCGCGACCCCGGGCGCCTTCGCCAAACGGCTTGAAACGCTCTTTGAGGCCCATAGCGTCGATTATGCACTCTACCGGGATAAAGCGAATCCGGACTATGCGCGGTTTGCCGCCGTGTTCGTCGATGGGTGCCGGGCGCACGGGGTCAAAGCGATCCTGCATCAAGATACGGCCCTGGCACTTTCCCTGGGGGCGGACGGCGTGCACCTGACGTCGACGCAGTTCGACGCGATCAAAGGGGCGAAAGAAGCGGGGCTCTTTACCGTGATTTCCGCGCACAGCCCCGTCGAACTGGCGCATGCGGCGGCCGAGGGGGCCGATGCCGCGACCTACAGCCCGATCTTCGAGAGTCCGGGCAAAGGGGAGCCCAAAGGTTTAGACGATTTAAATGAAACAGCGGGTAAAATTGACCTACCTGTTATCGCGCTGGGGGGCATCGTCAGCCCCGATCAGATCAGCGCGGTCCGCGCCGCCGGTGCTGCCGGTTTTGCATCGATCAGATACTTTATAAATTCAGCCAAGGAATCCTTTTGTTCGAAGTGA
- a CDS encoding Dabb family protein: MIVHIVMFAFKAENKAANVAKAKAMLEALTEKIEPLLSMEVGVDFSGSERAMDLVLTSTFETKEGLSIYATHPAHLEVVAFIKEVTEMSKVVDYVR, encoded by the coding sequence ATGATCGTCCATATCGTCATGTTTGCATTCAAAGCGGAGAATAAAGCGGCGAACGTCGCCAAAGCCAAGGCGATGCTCGAAGCGCTTACGGAGAAGATCGAACCGCTGCTCAGCATGGAAGTCGGCGTGGATTTCAGCGGCAGCGAGCGGGCGATGGACCTGGTCCTGACGTCGACGTTTGAAACGAAAGAGGGGCTCTCTATCTATGCGACGCATCCGGCGCATCTGGAAGTCGTGGCGTTTATCAAGGAAGTGACGGAGATGTCAAAGGTGGTCGATTACGTCCGCTAA